A single Bacillus sp. HMF5848 DNA region contains:
- a CDS encoding NADP-dependent isocitrate dehydrogenase, with protein MTQKRAITIAKGDGIGPEIMDATLKILEHAGAMIEPEFIDIGEKVYLSGNTSGISEDAWESLRRTKVFLKAPITTPQGGGYKSLNVTIRKTLGLYANVRPNVSYAPFVETKHPSMDLVIIRENEEDLYAGIEHQQTPEVVQCLKLITRPGTEKIVRYAFEYARKNNRKKVTCFTKDNIMKLTDGLFHKVFKEVAEEYPEIETEHWIIDIGMAKIADTPEVFDVVVMPNLYGDIASDVAAQITGSVGLAGSANIGDQVAMFEAIHGSAPDIAGKGIANPSGLINGAIMMLVHINQPEVAARIHNAWLKTLEDGIHTGDIAKGGHSVGTIEFAEAVIERLGKKPTTYTPVEYNQIESADEAARINPEVMNRPKPDVVRQLDGVDVFLFNNELTPNELGQKLEQLAGPTFKLAVITNRGVKVYPQGFPETFTTDHWRCRFELKDPENANNNEIIELLQRIDEANLDFIKIENLYKFNGERGYSLGQGQ; from the coding sequence ATGACACAAAAACGAGCAATTACTATAGCAAAAGGTGATGGCATTGGTCCCGAAATAATGGATGCTACCCTGAAAATTTTGGAGCACGCTGGAGCAATGATTGAACCTGAGTTTATTGATATTGGCGAAAAAGTATATTTATCAGGTAATACATCTGGCATATCAGAAGACGCTTGGGAATCTCTTAGACGTACGAAAGTATTCTTAAAAGCTCCTATTACAACACCTCAAGGCGGAGGGTATAAAAGTTTAAATGTAACCATTCGTAAAACATTAGGCTTATATGCAAATGTAAGACCCAACGTGTCTTATGCACCGTTCGTTGAAACGAAGCATCCGAGCATGGATCTTGTTATCATTCGTGAAAATGAAGAGGATTTATATGCAGGGATAGAGCATCAGCAAACACCGGAAGTGGTTCAATGTCTTAAGCTCATTACCCGTCCCGGCACGGAAAAGATTGTGCGTTATGCGTTTGAGTATGCAAGAAAAAATAACCGAAAAAAAGTAACATGCTTTACGAAAGATAACATCATGAAATTAACAGATGGGCTATTCCATAAAGTGTTCAAAGAGGTTGCCGAGGAATATCCTGAAATAGAGACAGAGCATTGGATTATAGATATTGGAATGGCAAAAATAGCAGATACACCAGAGGTCTTTGATGTTGTAGTGATGCCAAATCTTTATGGAGATATTGCATCTGATGTAGCGGCTCAAATAACAGGGAGTGTGGGTCTTGCTGGTTCTGCAAACATTGGAGATCAAGTTGCCATGTTCGAAGCGATTCATGGTAGTGCTCCGGATATTGCAGGGAAAGGCATAGCTAACCCATCCGGGCTTATTAACGGTGCCATTATGATGCTTGTACATATTAATCAGCCGGAAGTGGCTGCGCGAATTCATAACGCATGGTTAAAAACATTAGAAGATGGTATTCACACGGGGGATATTGCCAAGGGTGGGCATTCAGTTGGTACTATAGAGTTTGCAGAAGCTGTTATTGAAAGATTAGGTAAAAAGCCAACAACCTATACACCAGTAGAATATAATCAGATCGAGTCTGCAGATGAGGCAGCTCGGATCAATCCAGAAGTAATGAATCGTCCTAAACCCGATGTCGTACGCCAATTAGATGGTGTGGATGTATTTCTTTTTAACAATGAACTTACACCTAACGAGCTTGGTCAGAAGCTAGAACAGTTGGCAGGTCCAACTTTTAAGTTAGCCGTTATTACTAATCGAGGGGTAAAAGTATATCCACAAGGTTTCCCTGAAACATTTACAACAGACCACTGGCGATGCCGTTTCGAATTAAAAGATCCGGAAAATGCAAATAACAATGAAATTATAGAGTTATTACAGAGAATAGATGAAGCGAATTTAGATTTCATAAAAATCGAAAACCTCTATAAGTTTAACGGCGAAAGAGGATATTCTTTAGGTCAAGGTCAGTAG
- a CDS encoding HPr family phosphocarrier protein → MVLNRITDAIKSSKGLETGAIDGRKMVNIVHTANNFKSSIVLHTPTRTIDVKSFLGLSVSLLEGEEYKLEIHGDDQEEAKKVMNQSFSEYGITVSFI, encoded by the coding sequence ATGGTTTTAAATAGAATTACAGATGCTATTAAATCTTCAAAAGGTTTAGAAACAGGGGCAATCGATGGAAGAAAAATGGTGAACATTGTTCATACTGCAAATAACTTTAAATCAAGTATTGTGCTACATACTCCAACGCGAACTATTGATGTAAAGAGCTTTTTAGGTTTAAGTGTATCCTTACTTGAAGGTGAAGAGTACAAATTGGAAATTCATGGAGATGATCAAGAAGAAGCAAAAAAAGTAATGAATCAGTCATTTTCTGAATATGGAATTACTGTTTCTTTTATATAG
- a CDS encoding iron ABC transporter permease: MWAVLSFLFVLFILLPNLLIAANFFAVPNENWQHIKEYLLLDIVFNTVILMVFTGVFTTFIGTSLAWIVTVYKFPLRDFFRWGLILPLAIPPFIGAYTYHGILNYTGIIQSTLRNQFNILVDQKYFNIMSMEGSIFIFTMFLFPYVYVITKSFFENQSSSIIENARLLGGNSFEIFFRVIFPISRAAIIGGVTIVMLEVINDYGVVKYYGIQTFITAIFQTWFAMNDIDSAFKLAGTLMIIVIIVLVFEKLIRGRKRFSYSTTKVRPIQPRQLSGPKAWVALSYCGSIFAFAFFIPFVQLIHWIFMTYERILTVEFFTLIKNSFFAASISAFIVVTVALIIANYTRIHHGIVPKVFSRITILGYSVPGSIIAIGIITIFLAVDRWIYSLSAAFDLDPIVVLRTSVVMLISAYVIRFLAVGYNSIEAGFEKVGTSFTEASRVLGSSTLKTFFRIDIPMVRGAIFGGFILVFVDILKELPLTMLLQPFNFHTLATKAFRYANDEMISEAASASMLIILISGICIFFFHKVLDKGGQN; this comes from the coding sequence ATGTGGGCAGTATTAAGTTTTTTATTTGTTTTATTTATCTTACTACCTAATCTCTTAATTGCAGCCAACTTTTTTGCAGTACCAAATGAGAATTGGCAGCATATTAAAGAGTATTTATTATTGGATATTGTTTTCAATACTGTTATTTTAATGGTTTTTACTGGTGTTTTCACAACTTTTATTGGAACAAGTTTGGCATGGATTGTAACGGTTTACAAGTTCCCCTTAAGGGATTTCTTTAGGTGGGGGTTAATTTTACCTCTAGCGATACCTCCTTTTATTGGTGCTTATACGTACCATGGGATCCTAAACTATACCGGTATTATTCAGTCCACACTTAGAAACCAGTTTAATATTTTAGTAGATCAAAAGTATTTCAATATTATGTCAATGGAAGGCAGCATTTTTATTTTTACTATGTTTCTTTTCCCATATGTATACGTCATAACAAAGAGCTTCTTTGAAAATCAGTCATCATCTATTATTGAAAATGCAAGACTGTTAGGTGGGAATTCTTTTGAGATTTTCTTCCGGGTCATCTTTCCCATTTCAAGAGCAGCCATAATAGGTGGTGTTACCATAGTCATGTTAGAGGTAATTAACGATTATGGTGTTGTAAAGTATTATGGGATTCAAACGTTTATTACCGCTATTTTTCAAACGTGGTTTGCGATGAATGATATTGATTCAGCGTTTAAACTAGCAGGTACTCTTATGATTATAGTCATTATTGTATTAGTTTTTGAAAAGCTGATAAGAGGGAGAAAACGCTTTAGCTATTCGACTACAAAGGTAAGGCCGATTCAACCAAGGCAGTTAAGCGGACCAAAAGCTTGGGTAGCACTCAGTTATTGTGGAAGTATCTTTGCTTTTGCGTTTTTCATCCCATTCGTTCAATTGATTCATTGGATATTTATGACGTATGAAAGGATTTTAACGGTTGAATTCTTCACCTTAATAAAAAATTCATTTTTTGCTGCATCTATATCAGCTTTTATAGTTGTGACAGTGGCTTTAATTATTGCCAATTATACTCGTATTCATCACGGAATAGTTCCGAAAGTATTTTCTAGAATCACCATTCTAGGTTATTCTGTACCAGGTTCCATTATTGCTATTGGAATCATTACCATTTTTTTAGCAGTAGATCGATGGATTTATTCACTTTCAGCAGCCTTTGACTTAGATCCTATAGTCGTACTTAGAACGAGTGTTGTTATGTTAATCTCGGCGTATGTTATTCGGTTTCTTGCTGTCGGATATAATTCTATTGAAGCAGGATTTGAAAAGGTGGGTACGAGCTTTACAGAAGCCTCAAGAGTTCTTGGTTCATCAACTTTAAAAACATTTTTCCGTATTGACATTCCAATGGTAAGAGGAGCAATATTCGGTGGCTTTATACTTGTTTTCGTAGATATTTTAAAAGAATTGCCACTAACTATGCTATTGCAACCATTTAATTTTCACACGTTAGCAACAAAGGCATTTCGTTATGCGAATGATGAAATGATAAGTGAAGCGGCATCTGCTTCCATGCTAATCATTTTAATAAGTGGAATTTGTATCTTTTTCTTTCATAAGGTGCTTGATAAGGGGGGGCAAAACTGA
- a CDS encoding ABC transporter ATP-binding protein, whose translation MFVQIKNLEFHYKNSSEPTIKDFSLNIEKGEIISILGESGSGKSTILRLIAGLEVPSAGSITINNKTIVDGVHYIPPEKREVGMVFQDYALFPHMTVSNNIKYGLRKMSRKQKQERIEEMLSLVNLSKYKDRYPYELSGGQQQRVALARALAPAPSLLVFDEPFSNLDTYLQIQIRDDLRKILKQTGITSIFVTHDQEDAKVLADEIIYLESGKAIWKGTPNELLPYAHFTKAKPFQVK comes from the coding sequence ATGTTTGTACAAATTAAAAATCTAGAATTTCATTATAAAAACAGTAGTGAACCAACTATCAAGGATTTTTCCTTAAATATTGAAAAGGGAGAGATAATCTCTATCCTTGGAGAGAGTGGGAGTGGAAAGAGTACCATTTTAAGACTAATTGCTGGATTAGAAGTTCCTAGTGCTGGTTCAATTACAATAAATAATAAAACAATTGTCGATGGTGTTCATTATATCCCACCTGAAAAAAGAGAGGTTGGGATGGTATTTCAAGACTATGCCTTATTTCCTCACATGACTGTTTCAAATAATATAAAATACGGCTTACGGAAAATGAGCCGAAAACAAAAGCAAGAACGAATTGAAGAAATGCTATCTTTAGTCAATCTTTCAAAGTATAAAGACCGTTATCCATATGAGTTAAGTGGTGGTCAGCAACAGCGTGTAGCGCTAGCTAGGGCACTTGCGCCTGCTCCATCGCTACTAGTCTTTGATGAGCCATTTAGTAATCTAGACACATACCTACAAATACAAATTAGAGATGACCTGAGAAAAATTTTAAAACAAACCGGCATTACATCTATTTTTGTCACGCATGATCAGGAGGATGCTAAAGTTCTTGCTGATGAAATTATTTACTTGGAGAGTGGTAAAGCTATTTGGAAAGGCACTCCGAACGAGTTGTTACCATATGCTCACTTTACTAAAGCAAAGCCTTTTCAAGTAAAATAG
- a CDS encoding DUF6407 family protein: MNSNLKDFVKNTIDKMGYFNNTNEECIKEIVTSAINYYQLKTYVEHEETELGIKDFLHINSIVEETLLSKIIEISSVSDNCGIEDIYEGRVIRQY, translated from the coding sequence ATGAACTCTAATTTAAAGGATTTTGTAAAAAACACAATAGATAAAATGGGGTACTTTAATAACACAAATGAAGAATGTATTAAAGAAATTGTTACATCAGCAATCAATTATTATCAATTAAAAACTTATGTGGAACATGAAGAGACTGAGTTAGGTATCAAAGATTTTTTGCATATAAACTCTATTGTTGAGGAAACTCTTTTATCTAAAATTATAGAGATTTCTTCAGTTAGTGATAATTGTGGTATAGAAGATATATACGAGGGACGCGTAATAAGACAATATTAG